DNA sequence from the Methanolobus sp. ZRKC5 genome:
TGGATATATAATGATTATGATAATGATGAGGTGATTATTAAATAAAAAATCAAAAGCAACAAGCAGAATAAATAATTATTCCAGGCAAAAGTACTCACCTTTTAGAGCAAATTTGTGATATATATAGCACTCAGAACACATACACCCTTTTTTCTGCGTGCCAGGATATACACCTTTAGAACAAAACATGAAGACACCATATCCAGGATATGATGGACATCTTGGACAATTACAACCTTTGGAATGATGATAGGAGGTACA
Encoded proteins:
- a CDS encoding DUF2769 domain-containing protein — protein: MTTGEDSCSSKSHGKYFGICTSYHHSKGCNCPRCPSYPGYGVFMFCSKGVYPGTQKKGCMCSECYIYHKFALKGEYFCLE